TCAGCCAGCGAGATGGACTTGACGATTTCCGAAGCCTGTAATAGcagttgaagaagaaaaatttaggTAAACTTAGAAAATCGTTTTACAGCACTAATACAACATTAATAGTAAACAATAAACCATAATTAAGTagatgaatgaaaaagtgTCAAGCAAAAACAAGCATATCATAAGTACACCAAAACTGTAATCGTGTTTTGAAAACACAGATTAATGCAAAAATACCACTAAACAGAGCTGCAATGTAGAATAGTTCAAAAGTGAGGGTTGAAAAACATGGCCACTAAAAATTTAGGTagcgaaaaacaatttatgaTTAAACCAACCTAATCATGTTAGTCTTGATGCAAAGTCTATTCCTGGGCTgcatgaaagaaagaaaagacaaTCATGTGGTTAGTAATCTTCCAACTTTGTTGTTAGCTGCCTCACATTCACTCATTAGCAAATATCCAAAACTTGTTATTCATACGCAAAGCGTTATTACGTTTTACTGTattatttcaaaagaatatCACTCAAGAAGATTGTAATCAAGCCGTGTATTTGTTAGTTGTATCACCAGTATATTGCAGAAAGTAATTAGTAGATTCTGAAGCGAAATTAACGATTCCAAGACAGATACTATCGAGTCAAATGTGCGGGCGAGCTGATATTCGTATATAAATTGAAGTTGATTCTCACCTGTTGGGTATAGCTGTGGGGGGGCCATCTAGTCAATCTCTACCATTTATCGAGTCTTTGTCGCTTCCGCGACTTTCATTGCTGTGCATTCGCTGATAAGTGGGTTGTCGTATATTTGTGCTAGCCGGTGTGCTTGGCTGAGTAACATCTTTGGATGCCAAACTTCTTGGTATGCCACTAGAGAGGTCCGACCTCATAGGAATTTCACCGCGCATAAACCTGCGTTTGTCAAATTAGAATAGGAAAATTAGTGGAATGAAATGACCATCGCTTATGTTTGAGCAACTGCAATTGTAACTGTATACCTATTACCTATATAACAAACTATCGAATGGAGTTTCACATCACAGAAATATTACTAATAGACAATTATTATCGCACCTTTCTAGCTTGTCTACGCAAGCATCTTGGTAATCGTGTATCCAACGGACACCATTGAAGTGACATACTGCCCTCATATCTTCCGGAAGGTCTTCTGGCTCTGGCCATTGGAAATTATCTATTATGGGAATGATGTTGCAATGTGATCCTAGGGCTGCAACGATTTCCTGTTGAGAAGAAAAGCACATATTCGCTATTAATTATATGATCATCCGCAGTTGTCTGGAGTGTCTTATGGCTTCAATAATATGAGTTCAAAGGTTTCGTGAGATTTATTGAAATCTGAATAAGTATTTGGAACAAATATAGGAACGTAGCCAAACAAGAGTGCGCAAAAACAGTTCTCTATCAATGAATGGCCATAGGTCAAttatgcgaataaaaaaatacgaagaatTTATTGCAAGCTAGGAGGCTTTAGTTTTTTCACATGGAATCAATATACTGCAAAAGATACAAATAGgacatttaaaattaaatatggcCCAATGggagtaataaatttttctgccACCAAATGTCGCCACATTTCCGTTcccaataaattttacaaactaGATATAATATTGACTATGATGACATTTGTAGATGCGGAAAAGGGCCAGATGTTATTGACCATATTTTTTGGCAATGCGAATTATATGAAAGTCAAGGAAataatatgttgaaaaaaaaaacgtaaaattgaattatatcAACCCTATTCCGTAGTTTCGTTTCTACAAGTATAGACCTTAACGTTTAAAAAAGAGTGAAATTATTACACGTTCTTGTTTACTCTATATTTACGAATTTTCATATACTTGATTTAGAGATAAGAGTATCTAATCATATAAATAAACTTAAAATTGTACTTCAATACGCGCCAATGTTGAGCGTTGTTGTACGGCAAAGTGGCCTATATAGTTGAAGCCAACAAAACAATactgctactactactactagattttacaatttttcttcgaaaagaaTGAACTTCGCCGTATCTATTTTGGAACTATATAAGTGGAATCTTGTAGTATCATCAATCAATGTTGAGTTTACTCACCCTGTGTACCCAGTCTTTGCATTCGGTATCCTGTATACATCGCTCCAAAGCGTTGGGTGTGAGAACAAGTAGGAAGTGTTTCGCCTGTCTGATACTTTGAAGAAGGTTATTGTCAAATTTCCCAGCCTCCAATCTCTCGACATCGATAAATACGGAGAATCCCCTGAGTTGCAGATGGACCTTGAGTAGACTGGCGAGTTGCGACCCGTTGGATCTTCTATAGCTGACAAAAACATCGAGAGATTTGTCTGGCGACTCGTCACCGGACGAATTGAATATTCCAAGATTATGTGGCTTGTTTTTGATCGCTTCGAGTATCATGAGCCTGTGAATGCTGTTAGCGATACCGCACTCGATCTGAAGCTGATCCTCGGACAAATTACCGATCGAGTCCTTGTCGACGCCGGCATTAAGCATCGCGTATGTATAAATCGAAAACTCTGGTCCAATGGATTCAAGGAAACTGTTCAAGTTCCCGGTGTCCCTGCTGCTGTAGTcggccatttttttcaaattttgaagctCCCTGGTGAACCTCCTCCGCCTGATGCCGTTCGTCAATCCGATGTCCTCGATCAGATTCGACTCCGTAAGCTGTAGGAGGAGATCGCCGTCGACCCTGCTCTCGACGAAGTTCAGGGCATACTCGGCAAATCCGATCTGTTTCACCCACTCCCTGACGTCTTCGGTGGACCAAAGGGGAACCTGCTGGCTGAGCTTATGGGGAATCTCCTCACCGATGAGCCTCAGAGCCTGAACGGCGTATTTCGACGCAACGGCGTTAGGGCAGCTGGCGACTTTCTTGAGAGGTTCGATGGCCCCGATCTCGCGGAATATCTCGGTGTTACCCTGCTGCTTCTTGATCCCAGCCTCCATGCAGAAATGGAAGGCAGCAAGATTCCTGGCCTCCTCTCGTTTCGAGCTCAGAACCGGGACGAGTCGTTCGAGCCAGTTCTTGCTCTGCCCGTGAGCGTGGGCGAGATTCGACTTTGCAAATTCGTAGGGATTGTGCGACGTTACGAAGGGCTCGACGAGGTCCAGGGTTCCGGACTTGAGTACCGCAGCCTCGATCTCCTTGTTCGCAACGAGAACCGCGATGGCCAGACAGGCGTAGTACTTGATGTTATCGTCGGTGTGAAAGGCCAGTGGGAACAGCCACATCGGTACCTTCCTCTTGATCATGGCCTCCTGGTTCTCGGCGCCGCCGTAAAGCGAGAGGTTCGCCAAGGCCCCGGCACAGTGTCTGAGTGTCTCGACGTCGTTCTTTCGGCACTCGAAGAGCACGGCGTCGAGGCCGCCGAGCCTGATTACGTCGCTGCAGGTTCCCTCGCTGTGCTTGAAGAGGTGTTCCAGTATCCCGGTGCCTACCCTGGAGTGGTTAACCGAGTTCGCGTTCTTGGTGCATACGCATGCTACGTTGACGACCTTCTCGAGTCCATTCTCAACGACGTGAGCTCTGTTCTCGTTCGTTAAACATTGTTCCAACAGCCTCGCGGACGAGAACTGAAGCTCGATATCTTGGGCTATGCAATTTGACATGAGCATGTCGAGACCCCCCCGATTCCTCAGGGTGTTGCACAGCGTGTAGCCGAGGTCGTGACCGTGGGTAGGAACTGCCCATGCCTTCCGGATGATCTCGCTAACTCTGTTCAGTAGCAGCGGCGCGTTTGCGTTCTTTCCATCGCTGGCCTTCAGCCGCTGTACCAGAGTGTCCAAAAAGCCAGAGTACTTCGCTTTAGCCCGCTCAACGTCCTGAAGATTCGAATTTGATGAGAGCACGTCAAGGTCGTCCAGTGGCAAGGAAAGGAGCTCGTCTTCGGCGGGCCTCATGCCGTTGTTCATCAGCTGGTTAACCGCCGACGTGGCCGATGTGATCGACGCCTTTGAGCTGACCCCCTTCGACGCTATCGTTACGCTCGATTGCGAACTAGCCGCCATGTGCTTCTCGTGATTATATATACCCGTCGACGTCACCGTCTGTCTCTGCTGCTGAGCTGCCATTGCTTTCtgtaggaagaaaaaaaaaaaccagtgaGCACAACACGCTGATATTATAGACGCGTAAACAAATTAATTCTACGGTCGTTTAATCGACAAATTACTAATTCAACGCTACCAAAAAGACATTATTTGTACAGATAactgtattatataaatgagATTTACGACGCCGAACTGGGAACTTTTGCGTCGATTACACGAGTCAGATTCAGGATTTAAATCAGAGTATCTACGAACAGGAAAAGTACAACGCACAACGATTTGAGAGTAGGTActatattgaatttttgttactcggccaaatattttttcaaagtattctCGCGGAGTGATACGTAtagtatataaataaacgcGTCCGAGATTTGAAACGCATTTACAATGTGCTTACACGTTTCCCGGTAGTttgagaataaattattcgtaTAATGCAGACCATTACAgcaataacgataatgatattgaaaatactcAGTCAAATAACAATATGCtaatattttaaaatcttACCTTTTCCGAACTATACGAATCGCTCTGTACTTTCATCGTCGATGCGGACATGTTGTTGCTTTCTTGATGCGATAGATCACCAGCCTTAAGACTTCGTTGTTCCTgcgtaaaatgaataaaaaggaaacgaaattagattaaaaaattattacgttaATTTTCGGAATACGTGGGAAAAAAGTTGCTGAGCTGCTGCTTGAAACGAACGTTTCACAGTCACTCAATATTGACGCTCTGCTGAGCGATATCgctggcagttttttttttccgcgcCTTGAATATGAAACGAAATAaggaataacaaaaataaaactgcaGATGTTTATAGCTCGGAAATATATTCACGAACTTACGTCGGCCGAGTGCTGAGTGCTAAGATTATAACGGCCGCAATgcggatttaaaaaaattttcatttctctcatTTGGTACTTGTGGCAACggtttcatttgaatttcgaacgtCTCCTGTTTCGCGGGGTTAAATCGACGACATAAACGGAGGGTGAATTTGTCAGTGTttagtgaaaacaaaaatacaaaatgaaataaaatatcaacgaTTCGTAAGTGCGTgtatgtgaaaattatttccgcAGTAACAATGACTGCCTGTAATTTCTGTATTAAGAAAAATCTATGAACAGTTTTAAATCGTTAGTTCAGGAACTggagaataaaaatgtatagaaaaaaattactcgacAAGCATTAAGTTGTGCAAAaagcagaataaaaaaaaaaagtttgaacacTATTATAGAATTGTATACAGACGTTTACGAAAGATCGGTGAGAGTTCAATCAATAATATTGCAAATTGTTAAGGTCGGTAAATAATCAACACCGACACAATTAATTTTTGCCCATGAAATTACAACGTATCAATGAGataaggagaaagagagagagagagagagagagagacgataCACTTCCGCACTAGATTCTGTATATCCTTTAAAAACACTCGTGTGATTAAGCGATCGAACCGAAAATTTCTTTACGCGGCTTGCATGAAGGATGGAAAAATGACAGACGCGTGCGACTCGATGCGAGCAACTAAACGTTCTGGCAGAAAATATCTGCAAGACCGAAACTTTTCCGCGCATGTTGAGAGGCACTCATCATGGCTTATGATGACGTATGCTACGCTAAATATACCTACGAAATAGTGACGTGTCGTCGATTGCCGCGTGTTTCGTATTCAAGgcattataatatatacgtgtatacataccatatacattatttttatgcaaacaagttatttttcacaacaatCACGTAGTGAATAATTTCATCTCGAAAGCAAAGATCGAGAATCTTCCGTACACGAAGCGTGCGCCGTAATCGATCGATccgtggataaaaaaaatcctgaatttcTTATGTCTGAAAACATTCGCACGACATACGATACGCGGGAGGAATAGACGGTTATGGTACCATTGATCcattaaaaaatctaaatatcattccgccattttgaaaagCAAGTTGATTTAAAATATATGTCGGTAATCGTCATTGCTTCTTCGGATTCAAACTCGAAGCTGGTAACGCAAGCTTCTGGTAGACGTGCACCTGGTTCGATCTATCGAACATGTGCCAAAAGCCAATCTTGTCAAAGGATGTAAGACGTATATATAGAACTTGGGAAAATTTTACGCGGAAAGTGTTATTTTCGAGGGTCTCGTTTAATCCAGATTTCTCGATGTATCAAGTATCGCAGTTTTATGATTCCCAGACTTTTTCGGAGTTTCAGCGAACGCTAATTTTTCGTCAGTTTTGCAGGATCTCTTTTGCAGGGATTATGAATTTCTCATTGACcaattttcaacatattaTTCCCACAAAACTAACctgataatattttcaattgtgAGCACAGAGAAGAGTTAGAATTTCGTAGAGAGAAGAGTGAAATTTTCGCATGCTGATCTCAGCGTTTGATTCTAACTGTGTAAAATGATACGCTACCAGAAcagtaatcgaaaaatatgtaacaataatatgaaatttaattgTAACTGATTTCGATTTACATCCGTATATACAGATGTATAATGGAAACACAGAATTgcttttaaaagaaaatcaaaccgtctttaaattctgaataatatttatacctatacataagACTTACAGAAAGaggttgagaaaatttttgccgaCGCAAAATACCACGATTCACTGGCCAAGGCGCACTCATGtcgtaaatttgaataaactcCGCGGTTTATAAGTATTTACTGCAAGATAGCACGGTGGAAAAATCAGCACAGGAAGGATTGAAGGAAAATCACGATATAAAACTCAATAATCATTTAACATTCCAATCAGATCGCGGAAAGGAAATTCGTATTCACACATTATAAATCTCCGTAAAGAAGgaagttgataaaatttgttacCACTACTATCACTCTTAAACCGCAAACACTCGCGTTTTCCAGTTTCGATGAAATCTCTTCGTACTTGCTCAGTGTTATAAACGCAGAATaagttaaattgaattttttaggattctataatgtatattatgc
The Neodiprion fabricii isolate iyNeoFabr1 chromosome 5, iyNeoFabr1.1, whole genome shotgun sequence genome window above contains:
- the LOC124183794 gene encoding NAD(+) hydrolase sarm1 isoform X2, encoding MSVDRGLNMLHTSGYQYRSSMYKGRGAFLKSVRRKMSEFPVEGGENGDMHTVIENLQKKRDLISGRTGHHTHVSTHSHHPQVTTSSQMLTNQSQTSTSSRVAQQTSQRILTSSSSREMSNASNVKVKDGLNELKRGITEMKNMSSNFSQRLRSSMENLVDRDGSGTDENLSEPLVTFPDPDTPPPVTGTVTLTGGSPSQQLNSLNSLGNLHNMNQPMGMSNMPTMTSMSIIPAGPETMKFEQKKMTSASKTKVVTDGFSAEKATENSAEMRALQAGDVSYKEQSAATVARARVELDGVSAEKSVASAREQRSLKAGDLSHQESNNMSASTMKVQSDSYSSEKKAMAAQQQRQTVTSTGIYNHEKHMAASSQSSVTIASKGVSSKASITSATSAVNQLMNNGMRPAEDELLSLPLDDLDVLSSNSNLQDVERAKAKYSGFLDTLVQRLKASDGKNANAPLLLNRVSEIIRKAWAVPTHGHDLGYTLCNTLRNRGGLDMLMSNCIAQDIELQFSSARLLEQCLTNENRAHVVENGLEKVVNVACVCTKNANSVNHSRVGTGILEHLFKHSEGTCSDVIRLGGLDAVLFECRKNDVETLRHCAGALANLSLYGGAENQEAMIKRKVPMWLFPLAFHTDDNIKYYACLAIAVLVANKEIEAAVLKSGTLDLVEPFVTSHNPYEFAKSNLAHAHGQSKNWLERLVPVLSSKREEARNLAAFHFCMEAGIKKQQGNTEIFREIGAIEPLKKVASCPNAVASKYAVQALRLIGEEIPHKLSQQVPLWSTEDVREWVKQIGFAEYALNFVESRVDGDLLLQLTESNLIEDIGLTNGIRRRRFTRELQNLKKMADYSSRDTGNLNSFLESIGPEFSIYTYAMLNAGVDKDSIGNLSEDQLQIECGIANSIHRLMILEAIKNKPHNLGIFNSSGDESPDKSLDVFVSYRRSNGSQLASLLKVHLQLRGFSVFIDVERLEAGKFDNNLLQSIRQAKHFLLVLTPNALERCIQDTECKDWVHREIVAALGSHCNIIPIIDNFQWPEPEDLPEDMRAVCHFNGVRWIHDYQDACVDKLERFMRGEIPMRSDLSSGIPRSLASKDVTQPSTPASTNIRQPTYQRMHSNESRGSDKDSINGRD
- the LOC124183794 gene encoding NAD(+) hydrolase sarm1 isoform X4; the protein is MSVDRGLNMLHTSGYQYRSSMYKGRGAFLKSMSEFPVEGGENGDMHTVIENLQKKRDLISGRTGHHTHVSTHSHHPQVTTSSQMLTNQSQTSTSSRVAQQTSQRILTSSSSREMSNASNVKVKDGLNELKRGITEMKNMSSNFSQRLRSSMENLVDRDGSGTDENLSEPLVTFPDPDTPPPVTGTVTLTGGSPSQQLNSLNSLGNLHNMNQPMGMSNMPTMTSMSIIPAGPETMKFEQKKMTSASKTKVVTDGFSAEKATENSAEMRALQAGDVSYKEQSAATVARARVELDGVSAEKSVASAREQRSLKAGDLSHQESNNMSASTMKVQSDSYSSEKKAMAAQQQRQTVTSTGIYNHEKHMAASSQSSVTIASKGVSSKASITSATSAVNQLMNNGMRPAEDELLSLPLDDLDVLSSNSNLQDVERAKAKYSGFLDTLVQRLKASDGKNANAPLLLNRVSEIIRKAWAVPTHGHDLGYTLCNTLRNRGGLDMLMSNCIAQDIELQFSSARLLEQCLTNENRAHVVENGLEKVVNVACVCTKNANSVNHSRVGTGILEHLFKHSEGTCSDVIRLGGLDAVLFECRKNDVETLRHCAGALANLSLYGGAENQEAMIKRKVPMWLFPLAFHTDDNIKYYACLAIAVLVANKEIEAAVLKSGTLDLVEPFVTSHNPYEFAKSNLAHAHGQSKNWLERLVPVLSSKREEARNLAAFHFCMEAGIKKQQGNTEIFREIGAIEPLKKVASCPNAVASKYAVQALRLIGEEIPHKLSQQVPLWSTEDVREWVKQIGFAEYALNFVESRVDGDLLLQLTESNLIEDIGLTNGIRRRRFTRELQNLKKMADYSSRDTGNLNSFLESIGPEFSIYTYAMLNAGVDKDSIGNLSEDQLQIECGIANSIHRLMILEAIKNKPHNLGIFNSSGDESPDKSLDVFVSYRRSNGSQLASLLKVHLQLRGFSVFIDVERLEAGKFDNNLLQSIRQAKHFLLVLTPNALERCIQDTECKDWVHREIVAALGSHCNIIPIIDNFQWPEPEDLPEDMRAVCHFNGVRWIHDYQDACVDKLERFMRGEIPMRSDLSSGIPRSLASKDVTQPSTPASTNIRQPTYQRMHSNESRGSDKDSINGRD
- the LOC124183794 gene encoding NAD(+) hydrolase sarm1 isoform X1; translation: MADGTRKILRDAVNSKRAHPSRGRNGRCSRRGSTPVARKMSEFPVEGGENGDMHTVIENLQKKRDLISGRTGHHTHVSTHSHHPQVTTSSQMLTNQSQTSTSSRVAQQTSQRILTSSSSREMSNASNVKVKDGLNELKRGITEMKNMSSNFSQRLRSSMENLVDRDGSGTDENLSEPLVTFPDPDTPPPVTGTVTLTGGSPSQQLNSLNSLGNLHNMNQPMGMSNMPTMTSMSIIPAGPETMKFEQKKMTSASKTKVVTDGFSAEKATENSAEMRALQAGDVSYKEQSAATVARARVELDGVSAEKSVASAREQRSLKAGDLSHQESNNMSASTMKVQSDSYSSEKKAMAAQQQRQTVTSTGIYNHEKHMAASSQSSVTIASKGVSSKASITSATSAVNQLMNNGMRPAEDELLSLPLDDLDVLSSNSNLQDVERAKAKYSGFLDTLVQRLKASDGKNANAPLLLNRVSEIIRKAWAVPTHGHDLGYTLCNTLRNRGGLDMLMSNCIAQDIELQFSSARLLEQCLTNENRAHVVENGLEKVVNVACVCTKNANSVNHSRVGTGILEHLFKHSEGTCSDVIRLGGLDAVLFECRKNDVETLRHCAGALANLSLYGGAENQEAMIKRKVPMWLFPLAFHTDDNIKYYACLAIAVLVANKEIEAAVLKSGTLDLVEPFVTSHNPYEFAKSNLAHAHGQSKNWLERLVPVLSSKREEARNLAAFHFCMEAGIKKQQGNTEIFREIGAIEPLKKVASCPNAVASKYAVQALRLIGEEIPHKLSQQVPLWSTEDVREWVKQIGFAEYALNFVESRVDGDLLLQLTESNLIEDIGLTNGIRRRRFTRELQNLKKMADYSSRDTGNLNSFLESIGPEFSIYTYAMLNAGVDKDSIGNLSEDQLQIECGIANSIHRLMILEAIKNKPHNLGIFNSSGDESPDKSLDVFVSYRRSNGSQLASLLKVHLQLRGFSVFIDVERLEAGKFDNNLLQSIRQAKHFLLVLTPNALERCIQDTECKDWVHREIVAALGSHCNIIPIIDNFQWPEPEDLPEDMRAVCHFNGVRWIHDYQDACVDKLERFMRGEIPMRSDLSSGIPRSLASKDVTQPSTPASTNIRQPTYQRMHSNESRGSDKDSINGRD
- the LOC124183794 gene encoding NAD(+) hydrolase sarm1 isoform X5, whose protein sequence is MTMVVNKINMSPGYPMKRSFFSGLQAKMSEFPVEGGENGDMHTVIENLQKKRDLISGRTGHHTHVSTHSHHPQVTTSSQMLTNQSQTSTSSRVAQQTSQRILTSSSSREMSNASNVKVKDGLNELKRGITEMKNMSSNFSQRLRSSMENLVDRDGSGTDENLSEPLVTFPDPDTPPPVTGTVTLTGGSPSQQLNSLNSLGNLHNMNQPMGMSNMPTMTSMSIIPAGPETMKFEQKKMTSASKTKVVTDGFSAEKATENSAEMRALQAGDVSYKEQSAATVARARVELDGVSAEKSVASAREQRSLKAGDLSHQESNNMSASTMKVQSDSYSSEKKAMAAQQQRQTVTSTGIYNHEKHMAASSQSSVTIASKGVSSKASITSATSAVNQLMNNGMRPAEDELLSLPLDDLDVLSSNSNLQDVERAKAKYSGFLDTLVQRLKASDGKNANAPLLLNRVSEIIRKAWAVPTHGHDLGYTLCNTLRNRGGLDMLMSNCIAQDIELQFSSARLLEQCLTNENRAHVVENGLEKVVNVACVCTKNANSVNHSRVGTGILEHLFKHSEGTCSDVIRLGGLDAVLFECRKNDVETLRHCAGALANLSLYGGAENQEAMIKRKVPMWLFPLAFHTDDNIKYYACLAIAVLVANKEIEAAVLKSGTLDLVEPFVTSHNPYEFAKSNLAHAHGQSKNWLERLVPVLSSKREEARNLAAFHFCMEAGIKKQQGNTEIFREIGAIEPLKKVASCPNAVASKYAVQALRLIGEEIPHKLSQQVPLWSTEDVREWVKQIGFAEYALNFVESRVDGDLLLQLTESNLIEDIGLTNGIRRRRFTRELQNLKKMADYSSRDTGNLNSFLESIGPEFSIYTYAMLNAGVDKDSIGNLSEDQLQIECGIANSIHRLMILEAIKNKPHNLGIFNSSGDESPDKSLDVFVSYRRSNGSQLASLLKVHLQLRGFSVFIDVERLEAGKFDNNLLQSIRQAKHFLLVLTPNALERCIQDTECKDWVHREIVAALGSHCNIIPIIDNFQWPEPEDLPEDMRAVCHFNGVRWIHDYQDACVDKLERFMRGEIPMRSDLSSGIPRSLASKDVTQPSTPASTNIRQPTYQRMHSNESRGSDKDSINGRD
- the LOC124183794 gene encoding NAD(+) hydrolase sarm1 isoform X6, producing the protein MRIDMSEFPVEGGENGDMHTVIENLQKKRDLISGRTGHHTHVSTHSHHPQVTTSSQMLTNQSQTSTSSRVAQQTSQRILTSSSSREMSNASNVKVKDGLNELKRGITEMKNMSSNFSQRLRSSMENLVDRDGSGTDENLSEPLVTFPDPDTPPPVTGTVTLTGGSPSQQLNSLNSLGNLHNMNQPMGMSNMPTMTSMSIIPAGPETMKFEQKKMTSASKTKVVTDGFSAEKATENSAEMRALQAGDVSYKEQSAATVARARVELDGVSAEKSVASAREQRSLKAGDLSHQESNNMSASTMKVQSDSYSSEKKAMAAQQQRQTVTSTGIYNHEKHMAASSQSSVTIASKGVSSKASITSATSAVNQLMNNGMRPAEDELLSLPLDDLDVLSSNSNLQDVERAKAKYSGFLDTLVQRLKASDGKNANAPLLLNRVSEIIRKAWAVPTHGHDLGYTLCNTLRNRGGLDMLMSNCIAQDIELQFSSARLLEQCLTNENRAHVVENGLEKVVNVACVCTKNANSVNHSRVGTGILEHLFKHSEGTCSDVIRLGGLDAVLFECRKNDVETLRHCAGALANLSLYGGAENQEAMIKRKVPMWLFPLAFHTDDNIKYYACLAIAVLVANKEIEAAVLKSGTLDLVEPFVTSHNPYEFAKSNLAHAHGQSKNWLERLVPVLSSKREEARNLAAFHFCMEAGIKKQQGNTEIFREIGAIEPLKKVASCPNAVASKYAVQALRLIGEEIPHKLSQQVPLWSTEDVREWVKQIGFAEYALNFVESRVDGDLLLQLTESNLIEDIGLTNGIRRRRFTRELQNLKKMADYSSRDTGNLNSFLESIGPEFSIYTYAMLNAGVDKDSIGNLSEDQLQIECGIANSIHRLMILEAIKNKPHNLGIFNSSGDESPDKSLDVFVSYRRSNGSQLASLLKVHLQLRGFSVFIDVERLEAGKFDNNLLQSIRQAKHFLLVLTPNALERCIQDTECKDWVHREIVAALGSHCNIIPIIDNFQWPEPEDLPEDMRAVCHFNGVRWIHDYQDACVDKLERFMRGEIPMRSDLSSGIPRSLASKDVTQPSTPASTNIRQPTYQRMHSNESRGSDKDSINGRD
- the LOC124183794 gene encoding NAD(+) hydrolase sarm1 isoform X3, whose product is MQTTVPPRGLKPFRRSVTAPHVGHSTNDYRNKLMSEFPVEGGENGDMHTVIENLQKKRDLISGRTGHHTHVSTHSHHPQVTTSSQMLTNQSQTSTSSRVAQQTSQRILTSSSSREMSNASNVKVKDGLNELKRGITEMKNMSSNFSQRLRSSMENLVDRDGSGTDENLSEPLVTFPDPDTPPPVTGTVTLTGGSPSQQLNSLNSLGNLHNMNQPMGMSNMPTMTSMSIIPAGPETMKFEQKKMTSASKTKVVTDGFSAEKATENSAEMRALQAGDVSYKEQSAATVARARVELDGVSAEKSVASAREQRSLKAGDLSHQESNNMSASTMKVQSDSYSSEKKAMAAQQQRQTVTSTGIYNHEKHMAASSQSSVTIASKGVSSKASITSATSAVNQLMNNGMRPAEDELLSLPLDDLDVLSSNSNLQDVERAKAKYSGFLDTLVQRLKASDGKNANAPLLLNRVSEIIRKAWAVPTHGHDLGYTLCNTLRNRGGLDMLMSNCIAQDIELQFSSARLLEQCLTNENRAHVVENGLEKVVNVACVCTKNANSVNHSRVGTGILEHLFKHSEGTCSDVIRLGGLDAVLFECRKNDVETLRHCAGALANLSLYGGAENQEAMIKRKVPMWLFPLAFHTDDNIKYYACLAIAVLVANKEIEAAVLKSGTLDLVEPFVTSHNPYEFAKSNLAHAHGQSKNWLERLVPVLSSKREEARNLAAFHFCMEAGIKKQQGNTEIFREIGAIEPLKKVASCPNAVASKYAVQALRLIGEEIPHKLSQQVPLWSTEDVREWVKQIGFAEYALNFVESRVDGDLLLQLTESNLIEDIGLTNGIRRRRFTRELQNLKKMADYSSRDTGNLNSFLESIGPEFSIYTYAMLNAGVDKDSIGNLSEDQLQIECGIANSIHRLMILEAIKNKPHNLGIFNSSGDESPDKSLDVFVSYRRSNGSQLASLLKVHLQLRGFSVFIDVERLEAGKFDNNLLQSIRQAKHFLLVLTPNALERCIQDTECKDWVHREIVAALGSHCNIIPIIDNFQWPEPEDLPEDMRAVCHFNGVRWIHDYQDACVDKLERFMRGEIPMRSDLSSGIPRSLASKDVTQPSTPASTNIRQPTYQRMHSNESRGSDKDSINGRD
- the LOC124183794 gene encoding NAD(+) hydrolase sarm1 isoform X7 gives rise to the protein MPSMSEFPVEGGENGDMHTVIENLQKKRDLISGRTGHHTHVSTHSHHPQVTTSSQMLTNQSQTSTSSRVAQQTSQRILTSSSSREMSNASNVKVKDGLNELKRGITEMKNMSSNFSQRLRSSMENLVDRDGSGTDENLSEPLVTFPDPDTPPPVTGTVTLTGGSPSQQLNSLNSLGNLHNMNQPMGMSNMPTMTSMSIIPAGPETMKFEQKKMTSASKTKVVTDGFSAEKATENSAEMRALQAGDVSYKEQSAATVARARVELDGVSAEKSVASAREQRSLKAGDLSHQESNNMSASTMKVQSDSYSSEKKAMAAQQQRQTVTSTGIYNHEKHMAASSQSSVTIASKGVSSKASITSATSAVNQLMNNGMRPAEDELLSLPLDDLDVLSSNSNLQDVERAKAKYSGFLDTLVQRLKASDGKNANAPLLLNRVSEIIRKAWAVPTHGHDLGYTLCNTLRNRGGLDMLMSNCIAQDIELQFSSARLLEQCLTNENRAHVVENGLEKVVNVACVCTKNANSVNHSRVGTGILEHLFKHSEGTCSDVIRLGGLDAVLFECRKNDVETLRHCAGALANLSLYGGAENQEAMIKRKVPMWLFPLAFHTDDNIKYYACLAIAVLVANKEIEAAVLKSGTLDLVEPFVTSHNPYEFAKSNLAHAHGQSKNWLERLVPVLSSKREEARNLAAFHFCMEAGIKKQQGNTEIFREIGAIEPLKKVASCPNAVASKYAVQALRLIGEEIPHKLSQQVPLWSTEDVREWVKQIGFAEYALNFVESRVDGDLLLQLTESNLIEDIGLTNGIRRRRFTRELQNLKKMADYSSRDTGNLNSFLESIGPEFSIYTYAMLNAGVDKDSIGNLSEDQLQIECGIANSIHRLMILEAIKNKPHNLGIFNSSGDESPDKSLDVFVSYRRSNGSQLASLLKVHLQLRGFSVFIDVERLEAGKFDNNLLQSIRQAKHFLLVLTPNALERCIQDTECKDWVHREIVAALGSHCNIIPIIDNFQWPEPEDLPEDMRAVCHFNGVRWIHDYQDACVDKLERFMRGEIPMRSDLSSGIPRSLASKDVTQPSTPASTNIRQPTYQRMHSNESRGSDKDSINGRD